Proteins encoded by one window of Blautia luti:
- a CDS encoding corrinoid protein — MSKINEVAELVEKGKAKLVGPAVQEAIDEGDDPVAILNDGMISAMSVVGEKFKNGEIFVPEMLVAARAMKKGVEVLKPHLATGSTGALGKVIIATVSGDLHDIGKNLVAMMIESAGFEVIDLGVDVPAAKIIECYKENPDVKIIALSALLTTTMPSLKETVEALNAADFRGNIKVMVGGAPITEAFAEEIGADGYSDDAASAASLAKKLAAA, encoded by the coding sequence ATGTCTAAGATAAATGAAGTTGCTGAATTAGTAGAAAAAGGGAAAGCGAAATTAGTAGGACCGGCTGTACAGGAAGCCATTGATGAGGGTGATGATCCGGTTGCGATTCTGAATGATGGTATGATCAGTGCAATGTCCGTAGTTGGTGAGAAATTTAAAAATGGTGAGATTTTTGTTCCGGAGATGCTGGTTGCAGCGCGTGCTATGAAGAAGGGAGTTGAGGTTCTGAAACCTCATTTGGCAACTGGTTCTACTGGTGCGCTGGGTAAAGTTATTATTGCGACTGTTTCCGGTGATCTTCATGATATTGGTAAGAATCTGGTGGCTATGATGATAGAGAGTGCCGGGTTTGAAGTAATTGATCTTGGGGTTGATGTTCCGGCGGCTAAGATTATTGAGTGCTATAAAGAGAATCCGGATGTTAAGATTATTGCTCTTTCTGCTTTGCTGACGACTACTATGCCGTCTTTGAAGGAGACTGTTGAGGCGTTGAATGCGGCTGATTTCAGAGGTAATATTAAGGTTATGGTTGGTGGGGCACCGATTACTGAGGCGTTTGCTGAGGAGATTGGGGCTGATGGGTATTCTGATGATGCGGCTAGTGCGGCTTCGTTGGCTAAGAAGCTGGCGGCGGCTTAA
- a CDS encoding methyltetrahydrofolate cobalamin methyltransferase, giving the protein MIIIGEKINGSIPVVAEAIAKRDSDFIKARAKLQADSGATYIDCCASVPEAEEVETLKWMIDCIQEVTDLPISIDSPSPDVLAQAYKFCKKPGIFNSVSGEGHKIDTIFPIMAEPGNEGWQVIALLSDNTGIPKCAADRLKVFDKIMAKAKEYGIAPNRIHIDPLVEMLCTSEDGIATNIETITSVREQYPSIHITAAISNISFNLPVRKLINYGFLVLAMNAGLDSGIMDPTNKDMLGLVYATEALLGLDDYCMEYIGAYREGLIGTAKKK; this is encoded by the coding sequence ATGATTATTATTGGGGAAAAAATTAATGGTTCTATTCCGGTTGTTGCAGAAGCGATCGCGAAGAGAGATTCTGATTTTATTAAAGCGAGGGCGAAGCTTCAGGCAGATAGTGGGGCTACTTATATTGATTGTTGTGCTTCTGTTCCGGAAGCAGAGGAAGTGGAAACTCTGAAATGGATGATCGACTGTATTCAGGAGGTTACAGATCTTCCAATTTCTATTGACAGCCCGAGCCCGGATGTTCTGGCACAGGCGTATAAATTCTGTAAGAAGCCTGGAATTTTTAACTCTGTATCAGGAGAGGGACATAAGATTGATACGATTTTCCCGATCATGGCAGAGCCGGGAAATGAAGGATGGCAGGTGATTGCGCTGCTGAGTGACAATACTGGTATTCCGAAATGTGCGGCAGACCGTCTGAAAGTTTTTGACAAGATCATGGCGAAAGCGAAGGAGTATGGAATTGCTCCGAACAGAATTCATATTGATCCGCTGGTTGAGATGCTTTGTACTTCTGAGGATGGTATTGCTACTAATATTGAGACAATTACAAGTGTTCGTGAGCAGTATCCGTCGATTCATATCACAGCCGCGATCAGTAATATTTCCTTTAATCTGCCGGTGCGTAAGCTGATCAATTATGGTTTCCTGGTACTGGCAATGAATGCCGGACTGGACAGTGGAATTATGGATCCGACTAATAAGGATATGCTTGGACTGGTTTATGCGACAGAGGCGCTGCTTGGTCTGGATGATTATTGTATGGAATATATCGGGGCTTACAGAGAAGGACTGATTGGAACTGCAAAGAAGAAATAA
- a CDS encoding 50S ribosomal protein L25 — MNTLKAEKRTMDTKAKRLRREGYVTGNVFGKEMEGSIPLKMEKSDVEKLLKTSNKGSQIMLDVDGQSYDVLIKEIQFNPLKGQVDEIDFQALVSNEKVHSVAEIVLVNHDKLEAGVLQQHLEEISFRALPSALVDKVMVDVGDMKVGDVIKVKDLAIAQDKDVDLKTDLEAAVVSVAAVHVDPALEAEEEAAEEETK, encoded by the coding sequence ATGAATACTTTAAAAGCTGAAAAAAGAACAATGGACACAAAGGCCAAAAGATTAAGAAGAGAAGGCTACGTTACAGGTAACGTATTCGGAAAAGAAATGGAAGGTTCCATTCCTCTTAAAATGGAGAAATCCGATGTAGAGAAACTTCTCAAAACAAGCAACAAAGGAAGCCAGATCATGCTGGACGTAGACGGTCAGTCTTATGATGTACTGATCAAGGAGATCCAGTTCAATCCGTTAAAAGGACAGGTGGATGAAATAGATTTCCAGGCACTGGTAAGCAACGAGAAAGTACACTCCGTAGCAGAGATCGTACTTGTAAACCATGACAAACTGGAAGCCGGTGTATTGCAGCAGCATCTGGAAGAAATCTCCTTCCGTGCTCTCCCATCAGCACTGGTAGACAAAGTTATGGTAGATGTCGGTGACATGAAAGTCGGCGATGTGATCAAAGTCAAAGACCTCGCCATCGCCCAGGATAAAGACGTAGACTTAAAGACAGACCTCGAAGCTGCAGTTGTATCCGTAGCCGCCGTTCACGTAGACCCGGCTCTGGAAGCTGAAGAAGAGGCTGCTGAAGAAGAAACTAAATAA
- a CDS encoding ASKHA domain-containing protein, with the protein MAWVKFVREDIEIEVEDGTSVLEAEIRAGLRPDAPCGGLGKCGKCLVKIDGEVVKACQVRIGVGEICAVETLDRAGNEKILTDGFNREVVFGPGLRMVQVELEKANVGERRSDWERLLDILGEKDSDISPESMEVNLKLAGELYGMRRDSDEWYVVYSRRRILEFRKEAGRRCLVAFDIGTTTIAGYLLDGEDGRTLAVESRMNPQAQYGADVIMRANYALEHGTEALSQCIREAVNEMLGVLAENAGIDRRDIFQVCIVGNTCMHHLFLGISPASLVHAPYTPAVSERLVLNAEDYGLAVQKKAELIMLPDIAGYVGADTCGCLLALRQDLQEEISLMIDIGTNGEMVLGNRERLVTCSTAAGPAFEGAKIECGMRGAAGAVDHVKFRDGKWSYTTVGNKPAVGLCGSGLIDLVAGLLDAGMLDENGALSSGQKNQSVFMLVSPELAGNERGVYLTQKDIGEVQLAKAAIAAGIQMLMERLGITEDEISSVYIAGAFGNYMDPVSAGKIGLFPAALVRKVKPVGNTAGEGAKIALVNEKEMLEMDELVRKIDFVELAASGDFQDYFIDELGFEVRS; encoded by the coding sequence ATGGCTTGGGTGAAGTTTGTGCGTGAGGATATTGAGATAGAGGTGGAAGATGGAACTTCGGTGCTGGAGGCTGAGATCAGGGCAGGGTTGAGACCGGATGCGCCTTGTGGTGGGCTTGGTAAATGTGGAAAGTGTCTGGTTAAGATTGATGGGGAAGTGGTTAAGGCGTGTCAGGTGCGGATTGGTGTGGGTGAAATTTGTGCAGTGGAGACGTTGGACAGGGCTGGTAATGAGAAGATATTGACGGATGGGTTTAACCGGGAGGTTGTGTTTGGGCCGGGATTGCGGATGGTTCAGGTTGAACTGGAGAAAGCGAATGTAGGGGAGAGGCGGTCGGATTGGGAGCGGCTTCTGGATATATTGGGGGAGAAAGATAGTGATATTAGTCCGGAGAGTATGGAAGTGAATCTGAAGTTGGCAGGGGAACTGTATGGAATGCGGAGAGATTCTGATGAGTGGTATGTGGTTTATAGTAGAAGGCGGATCCTGGAGTTTAGGAAGGAAGCTGGTCGGAGGTGTCTGGTGGCGTTTGATATTGGGACGACTACGATTGCGGGGTATTTGCTTGATGGTGAGGATGGCAGGACTCTGGCGGTGGAGAGCCGGATGAATCCCCAGGCGCAGTATGGTGCGGATGTGATCATGAGGGCAAATTATGCGTTGGAGCATGGAACGGAGGCGTTAAGTCAGTGCATACGGGAAGCGGTTAATGAGATGCTGGGCGTGCTGGCAGAGAATGCAGGGATTGACAGGAGGGATATTTTTCAGGTGTGTATTGTGGGAAATACCTGTATGCATCATCTGTTTCTGGGGATTTCTCCGGCTTCGCTGGTGCATGCGCCTTATACGCCGGCTGTGAGTGAGAGGCTGGTTTTGAATGCGGAGGATTATGGGTTGGCTGTGCAGAAGAAGGCGGAATTGATCATGTTGCCGGATATTGCCGGCTATGTAGGAGCGGATACCTGTGGATGTCTGCTGGCGTTGAGGCAGGATCTGCAGGAGGAGATTTCACTGATGATCGACATTGGAACGAATGGGGAGATGGTTCTGGGGAACAGGGAGCGTCTGGTGACTTGTTCTACGGCAGCGGGGCCTGCTTTTGAAGGGGCCAAGATCGAGTGCGGAATGCGTGGCGCGGCGGGAGCTGTGGATCATGTGAAGTTTAGGGATGGGAAATGGAGTTATACGACTGTGGGGAATAAACCGGCGGTTGGTTTGTGTGGTTCAGGATTGATCGATCTGGTGGCAGGGCTTCTGGATGCGGGAATGCTGGATGAGAATGGAGCGTTGAGCAGTGGACAGAAGAATCAGAGTGTGTTTATGCTGGTATCACCGGAGCTGGCTGGCAATGAGAGAGGGGTTTATCTGACACAGAAGGATATTGGAGAGGTTCAGCTTGCAAAGGCTGCGATCGCAGCCGGGATCCAGATGCTTATGGAGCGGCTTGGGATTACAGAAGATGAAATCAGTTCGGTATATATTGCAGGGGCTTTTGGCAATTATATGGATCCGGTCAGTGCAGGGAAGATTGGATTATTTCCAGCAGCACTTGTGAGGAAAGTAAAGCCTGTGGGAAATACTGCCGGTGAGGGCGCGAAGATTGCGCTTGTGAATGAGAAGGAAATGCTGGAAATGGATGAGCTGGTGAGAAAGATTGATTTCGTGGAGCTGGCTGCTTCGGGTGATTTTCAGGATTATTTTATTGATGAGCTGGGATTTGAGGTAAGGAGTTGA
- a CDS encoding glucose-1-phosphate adenylyltransferase, whose translation MKQNSMLAMILAGGRGSRLHDLTNKVAKPAVSYGGKYRIVDFPLSNCANSGVDVVGVLTQYESIQLNSYVAAGGRWGLDAKDSGVYVLPPREKADENLNVYRGTADAISQNIDFIDKFDPEYVLVLSGDHIYKMNYDEMLAAHKKANADATIAVIEVPLKEASRFGIMNTDESGRIVEFEEKPEHPKSNLASMGIYIFTWKLLRKMLMADIKNPDSNHDFGKDIIPTMLNDNKTLYAYKFKGYWKDVGTIDSLWEANMDLLSSKNELDLGDPSWKIYTEDVTALPQYISAEADVKDAYITQGCVVQGEVKHSVLFTGVKIGAGAIVIDSVLMPGAIVEEGAVVQRALVADGIRIGKGTIVGDPKSEHIELVAKRVKGAE comes from the coding sequence ATGAAACAAAATAGTATGTTGGCTATGATCCTGGCCGGCGGTCGTGGCAGCCGTCTTCATGATCTTACCAATAAAGTGGCAAAGCCAGCCGTTTCATACGGCGGTAAATATCGTATTGTAGACTTTCCTTTAAGTAACTGTGCCAACAGCGGCGTTGATGTTGTAGGTGTACTTACACAGTATGAATCCATCCAGCTGAACAGTTATGTTGCAGCCGGCGGCCGCTGGGGTCTTGATGCCAAAGACAGTGGTGTTTACGTTCTTCCTCCGCGTGAGAAAGCTGATGAGAATCTGAATGTATACCGCGGAACTGCAGATGCAATTTCCCAGAATATCGACTTTATCGACAAATTTGATCCGGAATATGTTCTCGTTCTTTCCGGTGACCATATTTACAAGATGAACTATGACGAGATGCTTGCAGCTCATAAGAAAGCGAATGCCGATGCAACGATCGCAGTTATCGAAGTTCCACTGAAAGAAGCAAGCCGTTTCGGTATCATGAACACTGATGAATCCGGACGTATTGTAGAATTCGAAGAGAAACCGGAACATCCTAAGAGCAATCTTGCATCCATGGGTATCTATATCTTCACATGGAAACTTCTCCGCAAGATGCTGATGGCTGATATCAAGAATCCTGATTCCAACCATGACTTTGGTAAAGATATCATCCCTACTATGCTTAACGATAATAAGACTCTTTATGCATATAAATTCAAGGGCTACTGGAAAGATGTTGGTACAATTGATTCTCTCTGGGAAGCAAACATGGATCTGTTAAGCTCCAAGAACGAACTGGATCTGGGCGACCCATCCTGGAAGATCTATACAGAAGACGTTACTGCTCTTCCACAGTATATCAGTGCAGAAGCAGACGTTAAAGATGCATATATCACACAGGGTTGTGTTGTTCAGGGTGAAGTGAAACATTCCGTACTCTTTACAGGTGTTAAGATTGGTGCTGGCGCTATCGTTATCGACAGTGTTCTGATGCCAGGTGCTATCGTAGAAGAAGGCGCTGTAGTTCAGCGTGCACTGGTAGCCGACGGTATCCGTATCGGTAAAGGTACCATTGTAGGTGATCCGAAGAGCGAGCACATCGAACTTGTGGCGAAACGTGTAAAGGGGGCAGAATAA
- a CDS encoding cobalamin B12-binding domain-containing protein, which yields MTVLEQLQKTIEEGHPGDTEKLVREALKQHISSARIVEEAMTPAMRTVGENYKMNGADIIKILAAARSVRKGFELLEEQDAQFSRRNIGTVILGTVEGDLHDVGKNLVAIMFRSAGFKVIDLGVDISEKQFLRAVKQNPDVSIVCISSLLSTSIPEMEQVVKSLKRNSGKHKFKIMVGGGAVTEQLAKNMGADAYTENCIEAVEVAKTFIV from the coding sequence ATGACAGTACTTGAACAGTTACAGAAAACAATTGAAGAGGGGCATCCGGGGGATACGGAGAAACTGGTGAGAGAGGCACTGAAGCAGCATATTTCTTCTGCGAGGATCGTGGAGGAGGCGATGACTCCTGCTATGAGAACTGTGGGCGAGAATTATAAGATGAATGGGGCGGATATTATTAAGATTCTGGCTGCAGCGAGAAGTGTGCGTAAGGGGTTTGAACTGTTGGAAGAGCAGGATGCGCAGTTCAGCAGACGGAATATCGGGACTGTGATCCTGGGAACTGTGGAGGGAGATCTCCATGATGTTGGTAAGAATCTGGTTGCGATTATGTTTCGCAGTGCAGGATTTAAGGTGATCGATCTTGGGGTGGATATTTCGGAGAAACAGTTTCTGCGTGCTGTGAAGCAGAATCCGGATGTGTCGATCGTGTGCATTTCTTCTCTTTTGAGCACTTCTATCCCGGAGATGGAGCAGGTGGTGAAATCTCTGAAACGAAACAGCGGTAAGCATAAATTTAAGATTATGGTTGGCGGTGGTGCAGTGACTGAACAGCTGGCAAAGAATATGGGAGCGGATGCTTATACGGAGAATTGTATTGAGGCTGTGGAAGTTGCAAAGACGTTTATTGTGTGA
- the mscL gene encoding large conductance mechanosensitive channel protein MscL encodes MKKFMEEFKAFALRGNVMDMAVGVIIGGAFSGIVTSLTDNFIKPILNVLTGGATYTLQDVSGFASSFISSVVNFLIMAFILFCLLKAVNKVTSLGAKKEEPAAPTTKKCPFCMSEIDIKATRCPHCTSELPEE; translated from the coding sequence ATGAAAAAATTCATGGAAGAATTCAAAGCATTTGCCCTGCGTGGCAATGTCATGGACATGGCAGTCGGTGTCATTATCGGAGGTGCTTTTTCCGGAATCGTAACCTCTTTGACCGACAACTTTATTAAACCAATTCTTAACGTACTAACAGGAGGCGCTACATACACACTCCAGGATGTATCCGGATTCGCATCCTCATTCATCTCATCTGTAGTAAACTTCCTCATCATGGCATTCATTCTCTTCTGCCTGCTCAAAGCAGTAAACAAAGTCACCTCCCTCGGTGCCAAGAAAGAAGAACCAGCCGCTCCGACCACTAAGAAATGTCCATTCTGTATGAGCGAAATCGACATCAAAGCAACACGCTGTCCACACTGCACTTCTGAATTACCAGAAGAATAA
- the glgD gene encoding glucose-1-phosphate adenylyltransferase subunit GlgD — MYKAFGIVNSSGRNIYVDGMQDYRPIGAFSFLGRYRVIDFPISNMTNSNIDRIQVYINNKPRSIVEHVGTGRHYNINSKSGKLQLLFSEHNNDNDIYNTDISCYMDNMESLSRMQQPYVVIAPSYMVYSIDFDQFIHTHIDSSADVTLLYHSVDNAKEAYLTCNVLELNRQKGVEAIGANHGNKKNQNIYMDTCVMKTELFISLVKEAKKLSSMYTLTDILNDKCETLDIRGVAHKGYFASITDFPSYYAANMNLLDYKAAQELFHENWPIYTRTNDSCPTQYFSTAEVKNSVISNGCQIEGTVENSVIGRGCIIKKGAVVRNSVVLAEVTIGEDVHVENEVVDKWARLIRKKEIVSPADQPGYIKRNDTL; from the coding sequence ATGTATAAGGCATTTGGTATCGTAAACTCCTCCGGGAGAAACATTTATGTAGATGGTATGCAGGATTATCGCCCGATTGGCGCGTTTTCCTTCCTTGGAAGATACAGAGTCATCGACTTCCCTATCTCCAACATGACTAACAGTAATATTGACCGTATCCAGGTTTATATCAACAATAAACCTCGTTCTATTGTAGAGCACGTTGGAACAGGACGTCATTACAACATTAACTCCAAGAGTGGCAAACTTCAGCTTCTCTTCTCAGAGCATAATAATGACAATGATATCTACAACACAGATATCTCCTGCTACATGGACAATATGGAATCCCTGAGCAGAATGCAGCAGCCATATGTTGTCATTGCTCCAAGCTACATGGTTTACTCCATTGATTTTGATCAGTTTATACATACACATATTGACTCCAGTGCAGATGTTACCCTGCTTTATCATTCTGTTGATAATGCCAAGGAAGCATATCTGACCTGTAATGTTCTGGAACTGAACCGCCAGAAAGGTGTAGAAGCCATCGGTGCTAACCATGGTAATAAGAAGAACCAGAATATCTATATGGATACCTGCGTCATGAAGACAGAGCTCTTCATCAGCCTGGTAAAAGAAGCTAAGAAGCTTTCCTCCATGTACACTCTGACAGATATCCTGAACGACAAATGTGAAACTCTGGATATCCGTGGCGTTGCACATAAAGGATACTTTGCAAGCATCACAGATTTCCCAAGCTACTATGCAGCAAACATGAATCTGCTTGACTACAAAGCAGCTCAGGAACTGTTCCATGAGAACTGGCCGATCTATACACGTACCAACGACTCTTGCCCGACTCAGTATTTCAGCACAGCAGAAGTTAAGAATTCCGTAATCTCCAATGGCTGCCAGATTGAAGGTACTGTTGAGAATTCCGTAATCGGACGTGGATGTATCATTAAGAAAGGTGCTGTTGTCAGAAATAGTGTTGTACTCGCTGAAGTTACAATCGGTGAAGATGTTCACGTAGAGAATGAAGTCGTTGACAAATGGGCACGACTCATCCGTAAGAAAGAAATCGTATCTCCGGCTGACCAGCCTGGTTATATCAAGAGAAATGATACTCTGTAA
- a CDS encoding sugar transferase, giving the protein MNKREDYKRFIVFCLASLVVLAQMAVFAYVWYTVYRGQIDEPFWRKGNWVLIAIYGLMFAMFAKLYGGLKVGYLKRVDVFYSLTLALLCTNVVEYFEITLINRWFLSPGPMIEMTGLQLILIIIWIWGSRYIYSKLYRARKLLVIYGDRDPGDDLIHKMNSRKDKYDISGKVHSSVGEREIHKLMRNYDGVIIWDLPSMERNRYLKYCFAHSIRCYVSPKISDIILMGSDRIHLFDTPLLMSRNMGLSIDQRAAKRVMDMVISGIGIVITSPIMLIIALAVKLYDRGPVFYFQERLTVGGRSFMICKFRSMCVDSEKNGARLASKHDSRITPVGKVLRNLHLDELPQLFNVFKGDMSLVGPRPERKTIMREYEKELPEFYYRLKVKAGLTGYAQVYGKYNTTPYDKLKLDLFYIENYSFLLDIKLIFMTVKIFFQKEVSEGVDDKQVNALKDSGNSVKTDEEKTEE; this is encoded by the coding sequence GTGAATAAAAGAGAAGATTATAAACGATTTATCGTATTCTGTCTGGCCAGCCTGGTGGTTCTTGCTCAGATGGCAGTATTTGCCTATGTGTGGTATACGGTTTACCGTGGTCAGATCGATGAGCCATTCTGGAGAAAAGGTAACTGGGTTCTGATCGCAATCTATGGATTGATGTTCGCTATGTTCGCCAAGCTTTATGGCGGCCTGAAGGTGGGATATCTGAAGCGGGTGGATGTATTTTATTCTCTGACTCTGGCACTGTTGTGTACCAATGTGGTGGAATATTTTGAGATCACCCTGATCAACAGATGGTTTCTGAGTCCGGGACCTATGATAGAAATGACCGGTCTGCAGCTGATCCTTATTATTATATGGATATGGGGCTCCAGATATATTTATTCGAAATTATATCGTGCCAGAAAGCTGCTGGTTATTTACGGAGACCGTGATCCGGGAGATGATCTGATCCATAAGATGAATTCCAGAAAGGATAAATATGATATCAGCGGCAAGGTACATTCCAGTGTAGGAGAGAGGGAAATCCATAAACTTATGCGCAATTATGACGGTGTGATCATCTGGGATCTTCCGTCTATGGAGAGAAACCGTTATCTGAAGTACTGTTTCGCCCATTCTATCCGCTGTTATGTCAGCCCGAAGATTTCAGATATCATCCTCATGGGAAGTGACAGGATCCATCTTTTCGATACTCCTCTTCTTATGTCCAGAAATATGGGATTATCCATAGATCAGAGAGCTGCGAAGAGAGTGATGGATATGGTGATCTCAGGTATCGGTATTGTGATCACTTCTCCGATTATGCTGATCATTGCCCTTGCTGTGAAGTTATATGACAGAGGACCGGTATTTTATTTTCAGGAGCGTCTGACTGTAGGCGGCAGATCCTTTATGATCTGCAAGTTCCGCAGTATGTGCGTGGATTCGGAGAAAAATGGTGCCCGTCTGGCATCCAAACATGATTCCAGGATCACTCCGGTGGGAAAAGTGCTGAGAAATCTGCATTTGGATGAACTGCCCCAGCTGTTTAATGTATTTAAGGGAGATATGTCCCTGGTAGGTCCACGTCCTGAGAGAAAGACGATCATGCGTGAGTATGAGAAGGAACTGCCGGAGTTTTATTACCGCCTGAAAGTAAAAGCCGGACTTACCGGATATGCACAGGTTTATGGAAAATATAATACAACTCCTTATGATAAGCTGAAGCTGGACCTGTTTTATATTGAGAACTATTCTTTCCTGCTGGATATTAAACTGATCTTTATGACTGTGAAGATCTTTTTCCAGAAGGAAGTTTCCGAGGGTGTGGATGATAAGCAGGTAAATGCACTGAAGGATTCCGGAAACAGTGTAAAGACTGATGAGGAAAAAACGGAGGAATGA
- a CDS encoding DUF2284 domain-containing protein, with protein MDIKKLEQMGMEQGFSHVAPLDCDTIELKPEVRQMCASDTCHKYNKCWSCPPGCGTLEECEAKVRRYKYGIIVQTVGELEDALDGEGMMETEARHKEYFVEFEKKLRELYPDMLAIGAGCCTKCKVCTYPDAPCRFPKQAFSSMEAYGMLVTQVCQANGLQYYYGDCTIAYTSCYLLE; from the coding sequence ATGGATATAAAGAAATTAGAACAGATGGGAATGGAACAGGGCTTTTCACATGTGGCGCCGCTGGATTGTGATACGATTGAACTGAAACCGGAGGTGCGTCAGATGTGTGCGTCAGATACCTGTCATAAATATAATAAGTGCTGGAGCTGTCCTCCAGGATGTGGCACACTTGAAGAATGTGAGGCAAAAGTACGGCGTTATAAATATGGAATTATTGTTCAGACTGTGGGAGAACTGGAGGACGCTCTTGATGGAGAAGGTATGATGGAAACGGAAGCCAGGCATAAGGAGTATTTTGTAGAGTTTGAGAAGAAGCTGAGGGAGCTTTATCCTGATATGCTGGCAATTGGAGCAGGGTGCTGTACGAAGTGCAAAGTCTGTACCTATCCGGATGCGCCGTGTCGTTTTCCGAAGCAGGCTTTTTCTTCGATGGAAGCTTATGGGATGTTGGTGACGCAGGTCTGTCAGGCGAATGGGCTGCAATATTATTATGGAGATTGTACGATTGCTTATACGAGCTGTTATCTGTTGGAGTGA
- a CDS encoding PucR family transcriptional regulator, translating to MRLSSVYLYEKIKEKYEILEKGNLSGSDGYLRPFLCCGINKQGKKSEDGFRTGHVYVIQGYDAEEWEAVGSKTEDIFWIFCRKKGTAGFEDEADNFKGAFVCIDLEDLEEIAEFMNDVQEIFDGADEWERKIHDLMLEHAGMDWILRVTSEFLQNPLTVMGLDFTFVAEAGSEYLPLRARLYTDDGLNMEYVNALLQNETYRDMADTHEYVMFPTYISGCRSMNRNLFVDEKATHRLVLTECRTEITPGVICVLDILVEKLEYLLTHEAEEEDPDRDMEQIFVRVLSDRTADYLQVSRELSELGWSGNHEYMCLILQITYLNQQNLSTRAICRYIKKKLEDSVSFLYQDEIVVFFDMTRLGMNQEEVAGKLIYFIRDTYLKAGYSRVMEGHMNLRRQYVQAKTALDVGSRKKPYLWIHYFSQVALTYILEQSTRRLPGSMICHEGLLELKKHDEENETQYMETLRAYLEEHLSATQAARELFIHRSTFLYRLDRIKEILQSDLDDPEEIFYLELSFRLLEQEEEKE from the coding sequence TTGCGGCTGTCATCAGTTTATTTATATGAAAAGATAAAAGAGAAATACGAAATTCTGGAAAAGGGAAATTTATCTGGTTCAGACGGATATCTGCGCCCTTTTTTATGTTGTGGGATAAATAAGCAGGGAAAGAAATCAGAAGATGGATTTCGGACAGGACATGTATATGTGATTCAGGGATATGATGCAGAAGAGTGGGAAGCTGTGGGTTCAAAGACTGAGGATATTTTCTGGATTTTCTGCAGGAAGAAAGGGACAGCAGGATTTGAAGATGAGGCAGATAATTTTAAAGGTGCTTTTGTTTGTATAGACCTTGAGGATCTGGAAGAAATCGCAGAATTTATGAATGATGTGCAGGAGATTTTTGATGGGGCTGATGAATGGGAGCGGAAAATTCATGATCTGATGTTAGAGCATGCTGGAATGGATTGGATTCTGCGGGTGACATCGGAATTTCTGCAGAATCCTTTAACTGTAATGGGATTGGATTTTACTTTTGTGGCAGAAGCGGGAAGTGAGTATCTGCCACTGAGAGCGCGGCTGTATACAGACGACGGATTGAATATGGAGTATGTAAATGCGCTTTTGCAGAATGAGACCTACCGTGATATGGCAGATACTCATGAGTATGTGATGTTTCCGACCTATATTAGTGGATGTCGTTCGATGAACAGAAATCTGTTTGTGGATGAGAAGGCAACCCACAGGTTAGTTCTGACAGAGTGCAGGACGGAGATCACGCCGGGAGTTATCTGTGTGCTGGATATTCTGGTGGAGAAACTGGAGTATCTGCTTACGCATGAGGCGGAGGAAGAAGATCCGGACAGGGATATGGAGCAGATTTTTGTCAGGGTTCTGTCGGACAGGACTGCGGATTATCTGCAGGTGAGCAGAGAACTCAGTGAACTGGGATGGAGTGGAAATCATGAGTATATGTGTTTGATTTTGCAAATCACTTATCTAAATCAGCAGAATCTTTCTACGAGGGCAATCTGTCGGTATATCAAGAAGAAATTGGAGGATTCGGTGAGTTTTCTTTATCAGGATGAGATTGTGGTATTTTTTGACATGACCAGACTTGGAATGAATCAGGAGGAAGTGGCAGGCAAGCTGATTTATTTTATCCGTGATACTTATCTGAAAGCTGGATACAGCAGGGTAATGGAGGGACATATGAACCTGCGGCGACAGTATGTGCAGGCGAAGACGGCGCTGGATGTAGGAAGCCGTAAGAAGCCTTATCTGTGGATCCATTATTTCAGTCAGGTGGCATTGACGTATATTCTGGAGCAGTCTACCAGAAGATTGCCGGGGTCAATGATCTGCCATGAAGGTTTGTTGGAACTGAAGAAACATGATGAAGAGAATGAGACACAGTATATGGAGACGCTGAGGGCGTATCTGGAAGAACATCTGAGTGCGACCCAGGCGGCGAGGGAACTGTTTATTCATCGAAGCACTTTTCTGTACAGGCTGGACAGGATTAAGGAAATTCTGCAGTCTGACCTGGATGATCCGGAGGAGATTTTTTATCTGGAACTGTCGTTCAGGCTGCTGGAGCAGGAGGAAGAGAAAGAATAG